Proteins from a single region of Leptospira brenneri:
- a CDS encoding methyl-accepting chemotaxis protein has translation MQLDPYYLKAAKTINSIRVTLLVIFLLGILGSLGSLHTNQLVMMLFTTFFYGMVALTQFILLKKGKDPHAFWFVLIDIILIGSNTWGQSILDLDIASSALKDGVNYIISFFILLYSGFLFSSRQTYVLGAMLVVVQIGSLVLAGMTGMEFIDRNDTHKMAYSISLPVEIVKVFFLIMATVVIGKMVGLLISIRDEAISGKNTSETNSKLMQKQKEAMVETGESLNQSVASLKIFANDLNGLVQNQAASIEEISASLTEISQSTESSFSFVKDQYNRIETLNEESQTLEGIVNSVRVEMDTISEQINESSKFSNLVTGSMENLNSILAEVSTSFQKVEDVNQIMKEIADQTNLLALNASIEAARAGEHGRGFAVVAQEVAKLADNSATNASIISKTILKSKSDLLKGNSSAKDASELAQNQEKEMSEIQKKVVSFNEQFIGLQKLNARVIGSQKELKELSSQLETIAKEQTLGNQEVMRAAESIEDAIQVVAENTRVLSEHIEDIQTLANRIK, from the coding sequence ATGCAATTGGATCCTTATTACTTAAAGGCCGCAAAGACCATCAATTCGATTCGAGTCACTCTCCTCGTCATTTTTCTTTTAGGAATTCTTGGAAGTTTGGGTTCACTTCATACAAACCAACTTGTGATGATGTTGTTCACTACCTTCTTTTATGGAATGGTGGCTCTCACTCAGTTTATCCTTTTAAAAAAAGGGAAAGATCCTCATGCTTTTTGGTTCGTTTTGATCGATATCATTCTCATTGGCTCTAATACTTGGGGACAAAGTATCCTTGATTTGGACATTGCTTCTTCGGCATTGAAAGATGGGGTAAACTATATCATTTCGTTTTTTATTTTACTGTATTCTGGATTTCTTTTTTCATCCCGCCAAACTTATGTTTTAGGTGCTATGCTTGTTGTGGTTCAAATTGGATCTTTGGTTCTTGCTGGGATGACTGGAATGGAGTTTATTGACCGCAACGATACACATAAAATGGCATATTCTATTTCTTTGCCTGTGGAAATTGTAAAAGTTTTTTTTCTGATCATGGCAACTGTTGTAATCGGTAAAATGGTTGGATTACTCATTTCCATTCGAGATGAAGCAATCTCGGGAAAAAATACATCGGAAACAAATTCGAAACTAATGCAAAAACAAAAAGAAGCTATGGTTGAAACCGGTGAAAGTTTAAACCAATCGGTTGCTTCATTAAAAATTTTTGCGAATGATTTGAATGGTTTAGTTCAAAACCAAGCGGCTTCCATTGAGGAAATCTCTGCTTCTTTAACGGAAATTTCGCAGTCTACCGAAAGTTCCTTTTCTTTTGTGAAAGACCAATACAACCGAATCGAAACCTTAAACGAAGAAAGTCAAACCCTAGAAGGAATTGTCAATTCGGTTCGTGTAGAGATGGATACCATTTCAGAACAAATCAATGAGTCTTCCAAGTTTAGTAATTTGGTAACAGGTTCTATGGAAAACTTAAATTCCATTTTGGCAGAGGTAAGTACTAGCTTTCAAAAGGTAGAAGATGTAAACCAAATCATGAAGGAAATCGCTGACCAAACAAACCTTCTTGCCTTAAATGCCTCCATTGAAGCGGCAAGAGCCGGGGAACATGGACGTGGGTTTGCTGTTGTGGCCCAAGAAGTGGCCAAACTTGCTGACAATTCCGCAACGAATGCCAGTATCATTTCTAAAACCATTCTCAAATCAAAATCAGATTTACTCAAAGGAAATTCCTCTGCCAAAGATGCAAGTGAACTCGCACAGAACCAAGAAAAGGAAATGAGCGAAATTCAAAAGAAAGTGGTGAGTTTTAACGAACAATTTATCGGCTTACAAAAATTAAATGCAAGAGTAATCGGATCACAAAAGGAACTCAAAGAACTTTCTTCTCAACTTGAAACCATTGCTAAAGAACAAACCTTGGGGAACCAGGAAGTGATGCGAGCCGCAGAAAGTATTGAGGATGCGATCCAAGTCGTGGCAGAAAATACAAGAGTCCTTTCGGAACATATTGAAGACATCCAAACTTTGGCAAACCGGATCAAATGA
- the zigA gene encoding zinc metallochaperone GTPase ZigA, with amino-acid sequence MTAKIPVTVLSGFLGAGKTTLLNHILANREGLRVAVIVNDMSEVNIDAKLVASGSSLSRTNEKLVEMSNGCICCTLREDLLLEITKLAKDGKFDSILIESTGIAEPLPIAETFTFEDEDGVSLSEMVKLDSMITVVDALNFLKDFQSLDSLNERKLGAGEEDDRDIVDLLVDQVEFSDTIIVNKISLLSEEKKNRLLTILRSLNADAEIITTDYSKVPLSKVLNTGRFDFDKASQSPLWLKELRGEHVPETEEYGIKSFVYGNRRPFHPERFYKWLHSEKPGVVRAKGFVWLASKMDWVVLYSQAGNLSSYKPEGYWWASIPDEDIPDDPDVFENLKAHWLEPWGDRRQEMVLIGRDMDEKKIRESLDKCLLTDSEYKQGPEKWARYEDPFPDWDAMIAESEEQESGTNS; translated from the coding sequence ATGACAGCAAAAATCCCAGTCACCGTCCTCTCTGGTTTTTTAGGGGCAGGCAAAACCACCCTACTCAACCACATTCTCGCCAATCGCGAGGGCTTACGAGTCGCCGTGATCGTAAACGATATGAGTGAAGTGAACATAGATGCAAAGTTAGTTGCTTCTGGTAGTTCTCTTAGTCGCACAAATGAAAAACTGGTCGAAATGTCAAACGGATGTATTTGCTGCACACTCCGAGAAGACCTACTCTTAGAAATTACAAAGTTAGCAAAAGATGGAAAGTTTGATTCGATTTTGATTGAATCCACAGGAATTGCAGAACCACTTCCCATCGCGGAAACCTTTACCTTCGAAGATGAGGATGGTGTGAGTTTGTCAGAAATGGTAAAACTGGATTCTATGATCACAGTTGTGGATGCCTTAAATTTCTTGAAGGACTTTCAAAGTTTAGATTCATTAAATGAACGAAAATTAGGTGCTGGTGAAGAGGATGATAGAGACATTGTTGACTTACTTGTCGATCAGGTAGAATTTAGTGACACGATTATCGTAAACAAAATCAGTTTGTTATCAGAAGAAAAGAAAAACAGATTACTCACAATTTTAAGATCTTTAAATGCTGATGCAGAAATCATTACAACCGACTATAGTAAAGTTCCTTTATCAAAAGTTTTAAATACAGGACGGTTTGATTTTGATAAAGCAAGCCAGTCACCTTTATGGTTAAAAGAACTTCGCGGAGAACATGTTCCCGAAACAGAAGAGTATGGGATTAAAAGTTTTGTTTATGGAAACAGGCGTCCCTTCCATCCGGAACGATTTTACAAATGGCTCCATTCTGAAAAACCAGGAGTGGTTCGTGCCAAAGGTTTTGTTTGGCTTGCTAGTAAAATGGATTGGGTAGTTCTCTACTCACAAGCAGGAAACTTATCTTCTTATAAACCAGAAGGATATTGGTGGGCGAGCATTCCAGATGAAGATATCCCTGATGATCCCGATGTTTTTGAAAATCTAAAAGCACATTGGTTAGAACCTTGGGGTGATAGACGCCAAGAAATGGTTCTCATTGGAAGGGATATGGATGAAAAAAAAATCCGCGAGTCTCTCGATAAATGTCTGTTAACTGACTCAGAATACAAACAAGGTCCGGAAAAATGGGCAAGATATGAAGACCCATTTCCTGACTGGGATGCCATGATTGCTGAATCAGAAGAACAAGAAAGTGGAACAAATTCATGA